Proteins from one Falco cherrug isolate bFalChe1 chromosome 7, bFalChe1.pri, whole genome shotgun sequence genomic window:
- the SEMA6D gene encoding semaphorin-6D isoform X5, whose protein sequence is MRLPLLCASVMLMSLSQCRAVSFPEDEDPINVVDYHYSRQYPVFRGRPSGNESQHRLDFQLMLKIRDTLYITGRDQVYTVNLNEVPKSEVTPSKKLTWRSRQQDRENCAMKGKHKDECHNFIKVFVPRNDEMVFVCGTNAFNPMCRYYRLNTLEYDGEEISGLARCPFDARQTNVALFADGKLYSATVADFLASDAVIYRSMGDGSALRTIKYDSKWIKEPHFLHAIEYGNYVYFFFREIAVEHNNLGKAVYSRVARICKNDMGGSQRVLEKHWTSFLKARLNCSVPGDSFFYFDVLQSITDIIEINGVPMVVGVFTTQLNSIPGSAVCAFSMDDIEKVFKGRFKEQKTPDSVWTAVPEDKVPKPRPGCCAKHGLAEAYKTSIDFPDETLSFIKSHPLMDSAVPSVIEEPWFTKTRVRYRLTAIAVDHAAGPYQNYTVIFVGSEAGVVLKILAKTRPFSLNDSVLLEEIEAYNHAKCNAESEEDRRVISLQLDRDHHALFVAFSSCVIRIPLSRCERHGSCKKACIASRDPYCGWLDHEVCGRVTPGMLFSLFVSYNHSTGGYVQDVEYGNTAQLGDCHEILPTTATPDYKIFGDPTSGVRWEVQSGESNQMVHMNVLITCVFAAFVLGAFIAGVAVYCYRDLFVRKSRKIHKDAESAQSCTDSSGSFAKLNGLFDSPVKEYQQNIDSPKLYTNLLTSRKDLPPNGDTKSMMVDHRGQPPELAALPTPESTPVLQQKTLQAMKSQSDKAHSNLNASRKETPLKSPQFFPSSPPPHSPLSHGHIPSAIVLPNATHDYNTSFSNSNAHKADKKMQHIDHPLTKSSSKRDHRRSVDSRNTLNDFLKHLNETTSNPKAIMGEIQVAHQTLMLDPMGNMSEIPPKVPNREASLYSPPSTLPRNSPTKRVDVPTTPAVPMTSLERQRGYHKNSSQRHSISALPKNLNSPNGVLLSRQPSINRGGYMPPTAGTKMDYMQGTPVSVHLQPSLSRQSSYTSNGTLPRTGIKRTPSLKPDVPPKPSFVPQTTSVRPLNKYSY, encoded by the exons ATGAGgcttcctctgctctgtgcctccGTGATGCTGATGAGTCTCTCCCAGTGCCGAGCTGTCAGCTTCCCTGAAGATGAGGACCCTATTAACGTCGTTGACTACCACT ATTCAAGGCAATATCCAGTATTTAGAGGACGCCCTTCAGGCAATGAATCTCAGCACAGACTGGACTTCCAACTGATGTTGAAAATTCGAGACACACTTTATATCACTGGCAG GGACCAAGTTTACACTGTAAACTTAAATGAAGTTCCAAAATCAGAAGTTACTCCAAGCAAG AAATTAACATGGAGGTCaaggcagcaggacagagaGAACTGTGCTATGAAAGGCAAACATAAA GATGAATGCCATAACTTCATTAAAGTCTTTGTTCCAAGAAACGATGAGATGGTGTTTGTCTGTGGAACAAATGCATTTAACCCTATGTGCAGATACTATCGG ctGAATACCTTAGAGTATGATGGGGAGGAAATTAGTGGTTTGGCAAGGTGCCCATTTGATGCCAGACAAACCAATGTCGCCCTCTTTGCTG ATGGAAAATTGTATTCAGCAACAGTAGCAGATTTCCTGGCAAGTGATGCTGTTATTTATCGCAGCATGGGGGATGGATCTGCCCTAAGAACAATAAAGTATGATTCCAAATGGATAAAAG AACCACACTTCCTCCATGCCATAGAATACGGGAACTACGTTTACTTCTTCTTCCGAGAAATTGCTGTAGAGCACAATAATTTAGGCAAG GCTGTGTATTCCCGTGTGGCACGCATATGCAAAAATGACATGGGGGGGTCCCAAAGAGTCCTGGAGAAACATTGGACATCCTTTCTGAAAGCTCGGCTCAACTGTTCGGTTCCCGGGGATTCATTCTTCTACTTTGATGTTCTGCAGTCTATCACAGACATAATAGAAATCAATGGAGTCCCCATGGTTGTCGGTGTGTTCACCACGCAGCTTAACAG CATCCCTGGTTCAGCAGTCTGTGCTTTTAGCATGGATGACATTGAGAAAGTCTTCAAAGGGAgatttaaagaacaaaagacTCCTGACTCTGTTTGGACAGCTGTACCTGAAGACAAAGTACCAAAGCCAAG ACCTGGCTGCTGTGCAAAACACGGCCTAGCAGAGGCTTACAAAACCTCCATTGATTTCCCAGACGAAACACTTTCCTTCATCAAATCTCATCCTTTGATGGACTCAGCTGTTCCCTCGGTCATTGAGGAGCCCTGGTTTACCAAAACACGTGTCAG ATACAGATTAACGGCAATTGCTGTAGACCATGCTGCTGGGCCCTACCAGAACTACACAGTCATATTTGTTGGCTCTGAAGCAGGAGTAGTACTCAAAATCTTGGCAAAGACCAGGCCTTTTTCTTTGAATGACAGCGTATTACTGGAAGAGATTGAAGCGTATAATCATGCAAA GTGTAATGCTGAGAGCGAGGAGGACAGAAGAGTCATTTCCCTTCAGCTGGATAGAGACCACCATGCTCTGTTCGTGGCATTCTCCAGCTGCGTCATTAGAATTCCTCTGAGTCGGTGTGAGCGTCACGGGTCATGTAAAAA GGCATGTATTGCTTCACGGGACCCGTACTGTGGCTGGTTAGACCACGAGGTGTGTGGAAGAGTGACGCCAGGCATGCT GTTCTCTTTGTTTGTTTCATACAACCACAGCACTGGAGGATACGTACAAGATGTTGAATACGGCAACACGGCGCAGCTTGGGGACTGCCATG AAATTTTGCCTACTACAGCTACACCAGATTACAAAATATTTGGCGACCCAACATCTg GTGTAAGGTGGGAAGTACAATCGGGAGAGTCCAACCAAATGGTTCATATGAATGTCCTAATCACTTGTGTCTTTGCCGCTTTTGTCCTGGGAGCCTTTATTGCGGGAGTGGCCGTTTACTGTTACCGGGATCTATTTGTACGgaaatccagaaaaatacacaaagatGCAGAATCAGCTCAGTCCTGTACTGACTCCAGTGGGAGCTTTGCTAAACTGAATGGGCTGTTTGATAGTCCCGTCAAGGAATATCAACAAAACATTGATTCACCCAAACTTTACACAAACCTGTTGACTAGCAGGAAGGATTTGCCACCAAACGGTGATACGAAGTCCATGATGGTGGACCACAGGGGCCAGCCTCCAGAATTAGCTGCGCTTCCAACTCCTGAATCTACACCGGTTCTTCAACAAAAGACTCTGCAGGCTATGAAAAGTCAATCGGACAAAGCACATAGTAACCTCAATGCTTCACGAAAAGAGACCCCACTGAAAAGCCCtcagttttttccttccagtcctCCACCCCACTCTCCTCTAAGTCACGGACATATTCCTAGTGCTATCGTTCTTCCCAATGCTACCCATGATTACAATACATCTTTCTCAAATTCTAATGCGCACAAGGCAGACAAAAAGATGCAACATATTGATCATCCACTTACAAAATCGTCCAGCAAAAGAGACCACAGGAGGTCTGTTGATTCCAGGAACACCCTGAAtgattttctgaaacacttAAATGAAACTACTAGTAATCCCAAAGCAATTATGGGAGAGATTCAAGTGGCCCACCAGACTTTAATGCTGGATCCCATGGGAAATATGTCTGAGATCCCACCTAAGGTTCCCAACAGGGAGGCGTCTTTATACTCTCCTCCATCAACTCTTCCGAGAAACAGCCCCACAAAACGAGTGGACGTTCCCACCACTCCTGCAGTACCAATGACCTCtttggaaaggcagagaggtTATCACAAAAATTCTTCACAAAGGCATTCAATATCTGCCCTTCCTAAAAACTTAAACTCACCAAATGGTGTTTTGTTATCCAGACAGCCTAGTATTAATCGTGGGGGGTACATGCCTCCCACGGCAGGCACAAAGATGGACTACATGCAAGGGACGCCTGTCAGCGTTCACCTCCAGCCTTCCTTGTCTAGGCAAAGCAGTTACACGAGCAATGGCACCCTTCCTCGTACAGGAATAAAGAGGACACCCTCCTTAAAACCTGATGTGCCACCAAAACCGTCATTCGTTCCTCAGACTACTTCAGTCAGACCACTGAACAAATACAGTTACTAG
- the SEMA6D gene encoding semaphorin-6D isoform X3 has translation MRLPLLCASVMLMSLSQCRAVSFPEDEDPINVVDYHYSRQYPVFRGRPSGNESQHRLDFQLMLKIRDTLYITGRDQVYTVNLNEVPKSEVTPSKKLTWRSRQQDRENCAMKGKHKDECHNFIKVFVPRNDEMVFVCGTNAFNPMCRYYRLNTLEYDGEEISGLARCPFDARQTNVALFADGKLYSATVADFLASDAVIYRSMGDGSALRTIKYDSKWIKEPHFLHAIEYGNYVYFFFREIAVEHNNLGKAVYSRVARICKNDMGGSQRVLEKHWTSFLKARLNCSVPGDSFFYFDVLQSITDIIEINGVPMVVGVFTTQLNSIPGSAVCAFSMDDIEKVFKGRFKEQKTPDSVWTAVPEDKVPKPRPGCCAKHGLAEAYKTSIDFPDETLSFIKSHPLMDSAVPSVIEEPWFTKTRVRYRLTAIAVDHAAGPYQNYTVIFVGSEAGVVLKILAKTRPFSLNDSVLLEEIEAYNHAKCNAESEEDRRVISLQLDRDHHALFVAFSSCVIRIPLSRCERHGSCKKACIASRDPYCGWLDHEVCGRVTPGMLFSLFVSYNHSTGGYVQDVEYGNTAQLGDCHDMEFSSASITTVASIPVISPKVIGSWKPKVTGSRKFVVQDDPNTSDYSDPLSGVPKGVRWEVQSGESNQMVHMNVLITCVFAAFVLGAFIAGVAVYCYRDLFVRKSRKIHKDAESAQSCTDSSGSFAKLNGLFDSPVKEYQQNIDSPKLYTNLLTSRKDLPPNGDTKSMMVDHRGQPPELAALPTPESTPVLQQKTLQAMKSQSDKAHSNLNASRKETPLKSPQFFPSSPPPHSPLSHGHIPSAIVLPNATHDYNTSFSNSNAHKADKKMQHIDHPLTKSSSKRDHRRSVDSRNTLNDFLKHLNETTSNPKAIMGEIQVAHQTLMLDPMGNMSEIPPKVPNREASLYSPPSTLPRNSPTKRVDVPTTPAVPMTSLERQRGYHKNSSQRHSISALPKNLNSPNGVLLSRQPSINRGGYMPPTAGTKMDYMQGTPVSVHLQPSLSRQSSYTSNGTLPRTGIKRTPSLKPDVPPKPSFVPQTTSVRPLNKYSY, from the exons ATGAGgcttcctctgctctgtgcctccGTGATGCTGATGAGTCTCTCCCAGTGCCGAGCTGTCAGCTTCCCTGAAGATGAGGACCCTATTAACGTCGTTGACTACCACT ATTCAAGGCAATATCCAGTATTTAGAGGACGCCCTTCAGGCAATGAATCTCAGCACAGACTGGACTTCCAACTGATGTTGAAAATTCGAGACACACTTTATATCACTGGCAG GGACCAAGTTTACACTGTAAACTTAAATGAAGTTCCAAAATCAGAAGTTACTCCAAGCAAG AAATTAACATGGAGGTCaaggcagcaggacagagaGAACTGTGCTATGAAAGGCAAACATAAA GATGAATGCCATAACTTCATTAAAGTCTTTGTTCCAAGAAACGATGAGATGGTGTTTGTCTGTGGAACAAATGCATTTAACCCTATGTGCAGATACTATCGG ctGAATACCTTAGAGTATGATGGGGAGGAAATTAGTGGTTTGGCAAGGTGCCCATTTGATGCCAGACAAACCAATGTCGCCCTCTTTGCTG ATGGAAAATTGTATTCAGCAACAGTAGCAGATTTCCTGGCAAGTGATGCTGTTATTTATCGCAGCATGGGGGATGGATCTGCCCTAAGAACAATAAAGTATGATTCCAAATGGATAAAAG AACCACACTTCCTCCATGCCATAGAATACGGGAACTACGTTTACTTCTTCTTCCGAGAAATTGCTGTAGAGCACAATAATTTAGGCAAG GCTGTGTATTCCCGTGTGGCACGCATATGCAAAAATGACATGGGGGGGTCCCAAAGAGTCCTGGAGAAACATTGGACATCCTTTCTGAAAGCTCGGCTCAACTGTTCGGTTCCCGGGGATTCATTCTTCTACTTTGATGTTCTGCAGTCTATCACAGACATAATAGAAATCAATGGAGTCCCCATGGTTGTCGGTGTGTTCACCACGCAGCTTAACAG CATCCCTGGTTCAGCAGTCTGTGCTTTTAGCATGGATGACATTGAGAAAGTCTTCAAAGGGAgatttaaagaacaaaagacTCCTGACTCTGTTTGGACAGCTGTACCTGAAGACAAAGTACCAAAGCCAAG ACCTGGCTGCTGTGCAAAACACGGCCTAGCAGAGGCTTACAAAACCTCCATTGATTTCCCAGACGAAACACTTTCCTTCATCAAATCTCATCCTTTGATGGACTCAGCTGTTCCCTCGGTCATTGAGGAGCCCTGGTTTACCAAAACACGTGTCAG ATACAGATTAACGGCAATTGCTGTAGACCATGCTGCTGGGCCCTACCAGAACTACACAGTCATATTTGTTGGCTCTGAAGCAGGAGTAGTACTCAAAATCTTGGCAAAGACCAGGCCTTTTTCTTTGAATGACAGCGTATTACTGGAAGAGATTGAAGCGTATAATCATGCAAA GTGTAATGCTGAGAGCGAGGAGGACAGAAGAGTCATTTCCCTTCAGCTGGATAGAGACCACCATGCTCTGTTCGTGGCATTCTCCAGCTGCGTCATTAGAATTCCTCTGAGTCGGTGTGAGCGTCACGGGTCATGTAAAAA GGCATGTATTGCTTCACGGGACCCGTACTGTGGCTGGTTAGACCACGAGGTGTGTGGAAGAGTGACGCCAGGCATGCT GTTCTCTTTGTTTGTTTCATACAACCACAGCACTGGAGGATACGTACAAGATGTTGAATACGGCAACACGGCGCAGCTTGGGGACTGCCATG ACATGGAGTTCTCCTCAGCTTCCATTACCACAGTGGCAAGTATCCCAGTTATATCACCTAAAGTGATTGGTTCCTGGAAACCTAAAGTGACTGGCTCTCGGAAATTTGTAGTTCAAGATGACCCAAACACTTCTGATTATTCTGATCCGTTATCAGGTGTCCCAAAGG GTGTAAGGTGGGAAGTACAATCGGGAGAGTCCAACCAAATGGTTCATATGAATGTCCTAATCACTTGTGTCTTTGCCGCTTTTGTCCTGGGAGCCTTTATTGCGGGAGTGGCCGTTTACTGTTACCGGGATCTATTTGTACGgaaatccagaaaaatacacaaagatGCAGAATCAGCTCAGTCCTGTACTGACTCCAGTGGGAGCTTTGCTAAACTGAATGGGCTGTTTGATAGTCCCGTCAAGGAATATCAACAAAACATTGATTCACCCAAACTTTACACAAACCTGTTGACTAGCAGGAAGGATTTGCCACCAAACGGTGATACGAAGTCCATGATGGTGGACCACAGGGGCCAGCCTCCAGAATTAGCTGCGCTTCCAACTCCTGAATCTACACCGGTTCTTCAACAAAAGACTCTGCAGGCTATGAAAAGTCAATCGGACAAAGCACATAGTAACCTCAATGCTTCACGAAAAGAGACCCCACTGAAAAGCCCtcagttttttccttccagtcctCCACCCCACTCTCCTCTAAGTCACGGACATATTCCTAGTGCTATCGTTCTTCCCAATGCTACCCATGATTACAATACATCTTTCTCAAATTCTAATGCGCACAAGGCAGACAAAAAGATGCAACATATTGATCATCCACTTACAAAATCGTCCAGCAAAAGAGACCACAGGAGGTCTGTTGATTCCAGGAACACCCTGAAtgattttctgaaacacttAAATGAAACTACTAGTAATCCCAAAGCAATTATGGGAGAGATTCAAGTGGCCCACCAGACTTTAATGCTGGATCCCATGGGAAATATGTCTGAGATCCCACCTAAGGTTCCCAACAGGGAGGCGTCTTTATACTCTCCTCCATCAACTCTTCCGAGAAACAGCCCCACAAAACGAGTGGACGTTCCCACCACTCCTGCAGTACCAATGACCTCtttggaaaggcagagaggtTATCACAAAAATTCTTCACAAAGGCATTCAATATCTGCCCTTCCTAAAAACTTAAACTCACCAAATGGTGTTTTGTTATCCAGACAGCCTAGTATTAATCGTGGGGGGTACATGCCTCCCACGGCAGGCACAAAGATGGACTACATGCAAGGGACGCCTGTCAGCGTTCACCTCCAGCCTTCCTTGTCTAGGCAAAGCAGTTACACGAGCAATGGCACCCTTCCTCGTACAGGAATAAAGAGGACACCCTCCTTAAAACCTGATGTGCCACCAAAACCGTCATTCGTTCCTCAGACTACTTCAGTCAGACCACTGAACAAATACAGTTACTAG
- the SEMA6D gene encoding semaphorin-6D isoform X1 produces the protein MRLPLLCASVMLMSLSQCRAVSFPEDEDPINVVDYHYSRQYPVFRGRPSGNESQHRLDFQLMLKIRDTLYITGRDQVYTVNLNEVPKSEVTPSKKLTWRSRQQDRENCAMKGKHKDECHNFIKVFVPRNDEMVFVCGTNAFNPMCRYYRLNTLEYDGEEISGLARCPFDARQTNVALFADGKLYSATVADFLASDAVIYRSMGDGSALRTIKYDSKWIKEPHFLHAIEYGNYVYFFFREIAVEHNNLGKAVYSRVARICKNDMGGSQRVLEKHWTSFLKARLNCSVPGDSFFYFDVLQSITDIIEINGVPMVVGVFTTQLNSIPGSAVCAFSMDDIEKVFKGRFKEQKTPDSVWTAVPEDKVPKPRPGCCAKHGLAEAYKTSIDFPDETLSFIKSHPLMDSAVPSVIEEPWFTKTRVRYRLTAIAVDHAAGPYQNYTVIFVGSEAGVVLKILAKTRPFSLNDSVLLEEIEAYNHAKCNAESEEDRRVISLQLDRDHHALFVAFSSCVIRIPLSRCERHGSCKKACIASRDPYCGWLDHEVCGRVTPGMLFSLFVSYNHSTGGYVQDVEYGNTAQLGDCHEILPTTATPDYKIFGDPTSDMEFSSASITTVASIPVISPKVIGSWKPKVTGSRKFVVQDDPNTSDYSDPLSGVPKGVRWEVQSGESNQMVHMNVLITCVFAAFVLGAFIAGVAVYCYRDLFVRKSRKIHKDAESAQSCTDSSGSFAKLNGLFDSPVKEYQQNIDSPKLYTNLLTSRKDLPPNGDTKSMMVDHRGQPPELAALPTPESTPVLQQKTLQAMKSQSDKAHSNLNASRKETPLKSPQFFPSSPPPHSPLSHGHIPSAIVLPNATHDYNTSFSNSNAHKADKKMQHIDHPLTKSSSKRDHRRSVDSRNTLNDFLKHLNETTSNPKAIMGEIQVAHQTLMLDPMGNMSEIPPKVPNREASLYSPPSTLPRNSPTKRVDVPTTPAVPMTSLERQRGYHKNSSQRHSISALPKNLNSPNGVLLSRQPSINRGGYMPPTAGTKMDYMQGTPVSVHLQPSLSRQSSYTSNGTLPRTGIKRTPSLKPDVPPKPSFVPQTTSVRPLNKYSY, from the exons ATGAGgcttcctctgctctgtgcctccGTGATGCTGATGAGTCTCTCCCAGTGCCGAGCTGTCAGCTTCCCTGAAGATGAGGACCCTATTAACGTCGTTGACTACCACT ATTCAAGGCAATATCCAGTATTTAGAGGACGCCCTTCAGGCAATGAATCTCAGCACAGACTGGACTTCCAACTGATGTTGAAAATTCGAGACACACTTTATATCACTGGCAG GGACCAAGTTTACACTGTAAACTTAAATGAAGTTCCAAAATCAGAAGTTACTCCAAGCAAG AAATTAACATGGAGGTCaaggcagcaggacagagaGAACTGTGCTATGAAAGGCAAACATAAA GATGAATGCCATAACTTCATTAAAGTCTTTGTTCCAAGAAACGATGAGATGGTGTTTGTCTGTGGAACAAATGCATTTAACCCTATGTGCAGATACTATCGG ctGAATACCTTAGAGTATGATGGGGAGGAAATTAGTGGTTTGGCAAGGTGCCCATTTGATGCCAGACAAACCAATGTCGCCCTCTTTGCTG ATGGAAAATTGTATTCAGCAACAGTAGCAGATTTCCTGGCAAGTGATGCTGTTATTTATCGCAGCATGGGGGATGGATCTGCCCTAAGAACAATAAAGTATGATTCCAAATGGATAAAAG AACCACACTTCCTCCATGCCATAGAATACGGGAACTACGTTTACTTCTTCTTCCGAGAAATTGCTGTAGAGCACAATAATTTAGGCAAG GCTGTGTATTCCCGTGTGGCACGCATATGCAAAAATGACATGGGGGGGTCCCAAAGAGTCCTGGAGAAACATTGGACATCCTTTCTGAAAGCTCGGCTCAACTGTTCGGTTCCCGGGGATTCATTCTTCTACTTTGATGTTCTGCAGTCTATCACAGACATAATAGAAATCAATGGAGTCCCCATGGTTGTCGGTGTGTTCACCACGCAGCTTAACAG CATCCCTGGTTCAGCAGTCTGTGCTTTTAGCATGGATGACATTGAGAAAGTCTTCAAAGGGAgatttaaagaacaaaagacTCCTGACTCTGTTTGGACAGCTGTACCTGAAGACAAAGTACCAAAGCCAAG ACCTGGCTGCTGTGCAAAACACGGCCTAGCAGAGGCTTACAAAACCTCCATTGATTTCCCAGACGAAACACTTTCCTTCATCAAATCTCATCCTTTGATGGACTCAGCTGTTCCCTCGGTCATTGAGGAGCCCTGGTTTACCAAAACACGTGTCAG ATACAGATTAACGGCAATTGCTGTAGACCATGCTGCTGGGCCCTACCAGAACTACACAGTCATATTTGTTGGCTCTGAAGCAGGAGTAGTACTCAAAATCTTGGCAAAGACCAGGCCTTTTTCTTTGAATGACAGCGTATTACTGGAAGAGATTGAAGCGTATAATCATGCAAA GTGTAATGCTGAGAGCGAGGAGGACAGAAGAGTCATTTCCCTTCAGCTGGATAGAGACCACCATGCTCTGTTCGTGGCATTCTCCAGCTGCGTCATTAGAATTCCTCTGAGTCGGTGTGAGCGTCACGGGTCATGTAAAAA GGCATGTATTGCTTCACGGGACCCGTACTGTGGCTGGTTAGACCACGAGGTGTGTGGAAGAGTGACGCCAGGCATGCT GTTCTCTTTGTTTGTTTCATACAACCACAGCACTGGAGGATACGTACAAGATGTTGAATACGGCAACACGGCGCAGCTTGGGGACTGCCATG AAATTTTGCCTACTACAGCTACACCAGATTACAAAATATTTGGCGACCCAACATCTg ACATGGAGTTCTCCTCAGCTTCCATTACCACAGTGGCAAGTATCCCAGTTATATCACCTAAAGTGATTGGTTCCTGGAAACCTAAAGTGACTGGCTCTCGGAAATTTGTAGTTCAAGATGACCCAAACACTTCTGATTATTCTGATCCGTTATCAGGTGTCCCAAAGG GTGTAAGGTGGGAAGTACAATCGGGAGAGTCCAACCAAATGGTTCATATGAATGTCCTAATCACTTGTGTCTTTGCCGCTTTTGTCCTGGGAGCCTTTATTGCGGGAGTGGCCGTTTACTGTTACCGGGATCTATTTGTACGgaaatccagaaaaatacacaaagatGCAGAATCAGCTCAGTCCTGTACTGACTCCAGTGGGAGCTTTGCTAAACTGAATGGGCTGTTTGATAGTCCCGTCAAGGAATATCAACAAAACATTGATTCACCCAAACTTTACACAAACCTGTTGACTAGCAGGAAGGATTTGCCACCAAACGGTGATACGAAGTCCATGATGGTGGACCACAGGGGCCAGCCTCCAGAATTAGCTGCGCTTCCAACTCCTGAATCTACACCGGTTCTTCAACAAAAGACTCTGCAGGCTATGAAAAGTCAATCGGACAAAGCACATAGTAACCTCAATGCTTCACGAAAAGAGACCCCACTGAAAAGCCCtcagttttttccttccagtcctCCACCCCACTCTCCTCTAAGTCACGGACATATTCCTAGTGCTATCGTTCTTCCCAATGCTACCCATGATTACAATACATCTTTCTCAAATTCTAATGCGCACAAGGCAGACAAAAAGATGCAACATATTGATCATCCACTTACAAAATCGTCCAGCAAAAGAGACCACAGGAGGTCTGTTGATTCCAGGAACACCCTGAAtgattttctgaaacacttAAATGAAACTACTAGTAATCCCAAAGCAATTATGGGAGAGATTCAAGTGGCCCACCAGACTTTAATGCTGGATCCCATGGGAAATATGTCTGAGATCCCACCTAAGGTTCCCAACAGGGAGGCGTCTTTATACTCTCCTCCATCAACTCTTCCGAGAAACAGCCCCACAAAACGAGTGGACGTTCCCACCACTCCTGCAGTACCAATGACCTCtttggaaaggcagagaggtTATCACAAAAATTCTTCACAAAGGCATTCAATATCTGCCCTTCCTAAAAACTTAAACTCACCAAATGGTGTTTTGTTATCCAGACAGCCTAGTATTAATCGTGGGGGGTACATGCCTCCCACGGCAGGCACAAAGATGGACTACATGCAAGGGACGCCTGTCAGCGTTCACCTCCAGCCTTCCTTGTCTAGGCAAAGCAGTTACACGAGCAATGGCACCCTTCCTCGTACAGGAATAAAGAGGACACCCTCCTTAAAACCTGATGTGCCACCAAAACCGTCATTCGTTCCTCAGACTACTTCAGTCAGACCACTGAACAAATACAGTTACTAG